In Marinilactibacillus sp. Marseille-P9653, the sequence GGTCTTTCCAAGAACTTGCAGATACAATAAGTAAAATCAGTCAAAAAGAAGTTCACTACAAAGCTGTTTCCAAAAATGAAGCAGTAGACTATTTTACCTCTATCGGCCTTAGCGAACCTGGAGCTCAGTTCACAGCTTCTCTATACGATGCTATAGAAAAAGGCGACATTGAACAAACCCATACTGAGATTAAAGAATTGATTGGTAAAGAGACCACATTAGAAGAAGCAGTAGCGCAAGCAATATCTTCATAATAATCGGTTTACTCAGAATCATCTAATTTAAGAGTAAAAAAGAAGACAGCCGCCTCTTATTAGATTATGATAGTTATAGAGAGGAGTGGTAATGTGAAATTAGAACTAACAGATAATGCCATTCAATGGTTTGAAGATGAATTTTCACTAGATAATGGAAAGGCTATACGCTTTTTTGGAAAAACTTATGGTAACACAGAAGTTCATGAAGGTTTTTCAGTAGGATTAACCGTAGATGAACTCGAAGGTGAAGCTTTAGCGAAGCAAGAAGTCAATGGAATAACCTACTTCGCAGGAAAAGAAGATGACTGGTTCTTTAGTGGTTATGATCTTGAAATCGACTTTGATTTTGAAAATGAAGATCTGATTTATCATTTTCATGAAACAGCTAAATAAATCATTCAATACAAAAAGCAGTTGCCCAAATATAGGGACAACTGCTTTTTGCATATTCAACTTTAACAACATTATTCTTCCTATTCGAAGGTACAAAAAAACTCCGCAAGCAGGGCTCGAACCTGCGACAACGCGATTAACAGTCGCGCGCTCTACCAACTGAGCTATTGCGGAATCAAAAAATGGTATTAGATAAAAAAAAAGAACTGCACGGCAACGTCCT encodes:
- a CDS encoding HesB/YadR/YfhF family protein, which translates into the protein MKLELTDNAIQWFEDEFSLDNGKAIRFFGKTYGNTEVHEGFSVGLTVDELEGEALAKQEVNGITYFAGKEDDWFFSGYDLEIDFDFENEDLIYHFHETAK